From the Quercus lobata isolate SW786 chromosome 6, ValleyOak3.0 Primary Assembly, whole genome shotgun sequence genome, one window contains:
- the LOC115950587 gene encoding protein UPSTREAM OF FLC isoform X2, with protein sequence MEVRSSRRGRERESSPDRVKVYNMHPRVVKPIKKVQVVYYLSRNGHLEHPHYMEVTHLVNQPLRLRDVTERLTVLRGKGMPSLYSWSCKRSYKSGYVWNDLAENDIIYPSEGAEYVLKGSELVEERFQQLHINNGQQIIQEPNYHPKRKQLAPSPSPQREQEDQEYEEFEEEEEEYEDGEKASYTSSTTPHSRCSRGVSTDELEDHETQPPPPPPPPKKNPTDHQYTLIDSSYISDKANQISNNNNNNNNNSSKRFQDNPVGGNQSKRFEGGDRVVNQSSSSSNNNSKRFEDGDPVGNESAQTRNSVLLQLIACGGSNKSKGGPNVKHQVSVKKSVSLHKGVVCKSAVKVGEEDYLIRYMSENPRFGNFQSEEKEYFSGSIVESMTEDRPIGVKPVLKKSSSFNEERSNKAELVEAVEEEKREKASVKSKCIPRKKSSASSKPTKK encoded by the exons atggaGGTTCGGTCCAGCAGaagaggcagagaaagagagagcagcCCAGATAGGGTCAAAGTCTACAACATGCATCCAAGGGTGGTCAAACCCATCAAAAAAGTCCAAGTTGTTTACTATCTCTCAAGAAATGGCCATCTTGAACACCCACATTACATGGAAGTCACCCATTTAGTCAATCAACCTCTTCGTTTAAGAG ATGTAACGGAAAGGCTTACTGTACTTAGAGGCAAAGGCATGCCCTCTCTATATTCCTGGTCTTGTAAAAG GAGCTATAAGAGTGGGTATGTGTGGAACGACTTGGCTGAGAATGACATAATTTACCCATCTGAAGGAGCTGAGTATGTGCTTAAAGGGTCTGAACTAGTTGAAG AAAGATTTCAACAGCTTCATATAAACAACGGGCAACAGATTATTCAAGAACCAAATTACCACCCAAAGCGCAAACAGCTAGCACCAAGTCCAAGCCCACAAAGAGAACAAGAAGACCAGGAATACGAAGAGTtcgaagaagaggaagaagaataCGAAGATGGAGAGAAGGCAAGCTATACCAGCTCCACCACACCACACTCTCGCTGCTCCAGAGGCGTCTCCACTGACGAACTCGAAGACCATgaaacccaaccaccaccaccacccccaccACCAAAGAAAAACCCTACTGATCATCAGTACACTCTAATCGACTCGTCGTATATCTCTGACAAAGCCAACCAAatcagcaacaacaacaacaacaacaacaacaactccTCCAAACGATTTCAGGACAACCCAGTTGGCGGCAACCAAAGCAAACGATTCGAAGGTGGTGACAGAGTTGTCAACcaaagcagcagcagcagcaacaacaactcGAAACGATTCGAAGATGGGGACCCAGTTGGGAACGAGTCAGCACAGACTCGGAACTCGGTCCTGCTCCAACTCATTGCGTGTGGTGGCTCTAATAAATCAAAGGGTGGACCGAATGTGAAGCATCAAGTTTCAGTGAAAAAGAGTGTGAGCCTTCACAAAGGTGTTGTATGCAAGAGTGCAGTGAAGGTAGGAGAGGAAGATTATTTGATAAGGTACATGTCTGAGAACCCAAGGTTCGGGAATTTTCAGTCAGAGGAGAAAGAGTACTTCAGTGGCAGCATTGTTGAGTCGATGACTGAGGACCGGCCTATTGGGGTTAAACCGGTGCTCAAGAAATCCAGTTCTTTTAACGAAGAAAG GAGCAACAAGGCAGAGTTGGTGGAAGCGGTggaggaagagaaaagagaaaaggcaTCAGTGAAAAGTAAATGTATCCCTCGTAAGAAATCTTCTGCTTCATCGAAACCAACCAAGAAATGA
- the LOC115950587 gene encoding protein UPSTREAM OF FLC isoform X1: protein MEVRSSRRGRERESSPDRVKVYNMHPRVVKPIKKVQVVYYLSRNGHLEHPHYMEVTHLVNQPLRLRDVTERLTVLRGKGMPSLYSWSCKRSYKSGYVWNDLAENDIIYPSEGAEYVLKGSELVEGCSERFQQLHINNGQQIIQEPNYHPKRKQLAPSPSPQREQEDQEYEEFEEEEEEYEDGEKASYTSSTTPHSRCSRGVSTDELEDHETQPPPPPPPPKKNPTDHQYTLIDSSYISDKANQISNNNNNNNNNSSKRFQDNPVGGNQSKRFEGGDRVVNQSSSSSNNNSKRFEDGDPVGNESAQTRNSVLLQLIACGGSNKSKGGPNVKHQVSVKKSVSLHKGVVCKSAVKVGEEDYLIRYMSENPRFGNFQSEEKEYFSGSIVESMTEDRPIGVKPVLKKSSSFNEERSNKAELVEAVEEEKREKASVKSKCIPRKKSSASSKPTKK, encoded by the exons atggaGGTTCGGTCCAGCAGaagaggcagagaaagagagagcagcCCAGATAGGGTCAAAGTCTACAACATGCATCCAAGGGTGGTCAAACCCATCAAAAAAGTCCAAGTTGTTTACTATCTCTCAAGAAATGGCCATCTTGAACACCCACATTACATGGAAGTCACCCATTTAGTCAATCAACCTCTTCGTTTAAGAG ATGTAACGGAAAGGCTTACTGTACTTAGAGGCAAAGGCATGCCCTCTCTATATTCCTGGTCTTGTAAAAG GAGCTATAAGAGTGGGTATGTGTGGAACGACTTGGCTGAGAATGACATAATTTACCCATCTGAAGGAGCTGAGTATGTGCTTAAAGGGTCTGAACTAGTTGAAGGTTGCTCTG AAAGATTTCAACAGCTTCATATAAACAACGGGCAACAGATTATTCAAGAACCAAATTACCACCCAAAGCGCAAACAGCTAGCACCAAGTCCAAGCCCACAAAGAGAACAAGAAGACCAGGAATACGAAGAGTtcgaagaagaggaagaagaataCGAAGATGGAGAGAAGGCAAGCTATACCAGCTCCACCACACCACACTCTCGCTGCTCCAGAGGCGTCTCCACTGACGAACTCGAAGACCATgaaacccaaccaccaccaccacccccaccACCAAAGAAAAACCCTACTGATCATCAGTACACTCTAATCGACTCGTCGTATATCTCTGACAAAGCCAACCAAatcagcaacaacaacaacaacaacaacaacaactccTCCAAACGATTTCAGGACAACCCAGTTGGCGGCAACCAAAGCAAACGATTCGAAGGTGGTGACAGAGTTGTCAACcaaagcagcagcagcagcaacaacaactcGAAACGATTCGAAGATGGGGACCCAGTTGGGAACGAGTCAGCACAGACTCGGAACTCGGTCCTGCTCCAACTCATTGCGTGTGGTGGCTCTAATAAATCAAAGGGTGGACCGAATGTGAAGCATCAAGTTTCAGTGAAAAAGAGTGTGAGCCTTCACAAAGGTGTTGTATGCAAGAGTGCAGTGAAGGTAGGAGAGGAAGATTATTTGATAAGGTACATGTCTGAGAACCCAAGGTTCGGGAATTTTCAGTCAGAGGAGAAAGAGTACTTCAGTGGCAGCATTGTTGAGTCGATGACTGAGGACCGGCCTATTGGGGTTAAACCGGTGCTCAAGAAATCCAGTTCTTTTAACGAAGAAAG GAGCAACAAGGCAGAGTTGGTGGAAGCGGTggaggaagagaaaagagaaaaggcaTCAGTGAAAAGTAAATGTATCCCTCGTAAGAAATCTTCTGCTTCATCGAAACCAACCAAGAAATGA